The Zygotorulaspora mrakii chromosome 3, complete sequence genome includes a region encoding these proteins:
- the GEP4 gene encoding phosphatidylglycerophosphatase (similar to Saccharomyces cerevisiae YHR100C; ancestral locus Anc_5.403), translated as MNISATLNALRLIYNPKLCRPQLTIGTFNELPVPVGPHIKAIVLDKDNCFAYPYENNVWPEYSSKWEDLKKEYPDNRLLIVSNSAGSSDDIGYKEASMLEKTTGVPVLRHTVKKPGCGKEILEHFYGKNIIDHPSQIAVVGDRLFTDMIMANSMGSRGIWVKEGVKLSTSLICKFEKSLYKYFDF; from the coding sequence ATGAATATTAGTGCTACTCTGAATGCGCTACGGCTCATATATAATCCTAAACTTTGTAGGCCACAGCTAACTATAGGAACTTTCAATGAGCTGCCAGTTCCGGTGGGTCCACATATAAAAGCAATTGTACTTGATAAAGATAATTGTTTTGCATATCCATACGAAAACAACGTGTGGCCAGAGTACAGTTCCAAATgggaagatttgaaaaaagagtatCCTGATAACAGGCTATTAATAGTTAGCAATAGCGCTGGGTCAAGTGATGATATAGGCTATAAGGAGGCAAGTATGCTCGAGAAAACTACTGGAGTTCCCGTCTTGAGGCACACAGTCAAAAAACCTGGATGTGggaaagaaattttggagcACTTTTatggaaaaaatatcattgatCATCCCTCACAGATCGCAGTGGTGGGAGACAGGTTGTTCACGGATATGATAATGGCAAATAGCATGGGGTCACGCGGCATATGGGTAAAAGAGGGAGTAAAACTTTCAACTAGTCTCATTTGCAAATTCGAAAAGTCTTtgtataaatattttgatttctaA
- the BIG1 gene encoding Big1p (similar to Saccharomyces cerevisiae BIG1 (YHR101C); ancestral locus Anc_5.404), whose translation MRMVRIRIILLFYFSVGLAAGLIKQTSAPVLLASHRLSKGIYKYQEDYTLGNNLSLQNFKEIVEELLGKCNSNAFILVNQPGIRAHDFTAYKKDLINLQLYMHASSTAVKFEQVDILPVDMFDELIDNVKEKCNVDEVLEVDGNNTDSFQPYIDTRKRIIRIDFPELPQDSQNRSIALSAYDKSLRAILAQLPSPELTIVYASLKPDLDLGSTIKHVTSRPVEIFPEIFLDPSRAEEVEKNDRILNLLRVFNEYHPKFKAMSSQYISIFEERFITENFELIRTIITVLTVYLIIQVVLPKKKPKKLAKKKLGISSVTIDKERIKDVIKQSNNDG comes from the exons ATGAGGATGGTGCGTATTAGAATCATCCTgctgttttatttttctgttgGACTTGCTGCCGGGCTCATTAAGCAAACTAGCGCACCCGTACTTTTGGCCTCCCATAGATT GTCTAAGGGTATTTATAAATACCAAGAAGATTATACGTTGGGTAATAACTTATCATTGCAGAATTTTAAggaaattgttgaagaattgcTAGGTAAGTGTAATTCGAATGCATTTATATTAGTCAACCAACCAGGTATTCGGGCTCACGATTTTACGGCGTACAAAAAGGATTTAATAAATTTGCAGCTATACATGCATGCGAGTTCGACAGCTGTCAAATTCGAACAAGTTGACATTCTGCCTGTCGACATGTTCGATGAATTGATTGACAATGTCAAAGAAAAGTGCAATGTTGATGAAGTACTCGAAGTGGATGGGAACAATACAGATAGCTTTCAACCGTATATTGACACACGTAAAAGAATCATTCGCATAGATTTCCCAGAGCTCCCGCAAGACAGCCAAAATCGGTCTATAGCACTATCTGCGTATGATAAGTCATTGAGGGCAATTCTAGCACAGCTTCCTTCCCCCGAGCTTACAATAGTATATGCATCGTTGAAACCTGATTTGGATCTTGGAAGCACCATTAAACACGTAACATCAAGGCCAGTCGAAATATTTCCTGAAATTTTCCTGGATCCATCACGAGCAGAAGAGGTTGAAAAGAACGATCGTatcttgaatcttttgCGCGTTTTTAATGAGTATCATCCCAAATTTAAGGCGATGAGCTCTCAATACATATCGATATTCGAAGAGAGATTTATTACGGAAAATTTTGAGCTTATAAGGACGATTATCACCGTTCTGACTGTATACTTGATTATTCAAGTCGTGCTACCAAAAaagaagccaaaaaaattagCCAAAAAGAAACTTGGTATATCAAGTGTTACCATAGATAAGGAGCGTATAAAGGATGTCATCAAGCAATCAAACAATGACGGTTAA
- the ATP22 gene encoding Atp22p (similar to Saccharomyces cerevisiae ATP22 (YDR350C); ancestral locus Anc_5.405): MLRYRLLLHKSTPQRWFSTILKAPVDAHTRNPTSVSSENIVSRIFEYVDGISRHDICRSNSEEALKLFNMLKIIEQGHDMRRVKNKLTRRFKIHYSAIFYALRKVTKDTAWLDMILFRKIGPRQCMAFHKCLSMIIECKDINLEQKRKRMYDIISFQHDLFPEASQKRGIIIPEIIHKWCWENLPKQNSFDHYYFLIKNDVHLSSSLSVRKLGKRLMQGSEMELQLASLQIFLQNDAHKNLFFSKFSKLHSFDSMLLIINRLIYLKDFRNIKVYLSALLFKMDTGQVHDFFTSAKSKQLLFVKFNNALLYYLSQSQNIEMFLETFTTELQFMKKMGLMDEVEHSLSTMNLLHKPLLFITRLLRKKGMHEEVFKLISTIQKLPVKKNYHFNQFILNELIASFRSFNDPKLTCQYVISGFKKVVTCELLNDMGLWSAVFHSHHHTLSKDSLYSEIQGLETLLPTSMQVNSIPSCAVLTEIYRVVLATNARIMNQQQYQDFILNLYSKYTTFLKQKKSKLKSFSHDTGILNVFLHHIRFELKNFGLLFEILKDFYNQRFQIGIRNTTSRCPFSLVLYKNYEVSQSQVDYLLSLMHEHRLPLNFQFCTAMVIRYLNLNNPDEALTWYKRIVHAGFTINHALLIQAIEENGWEYPVNFDKAVLQRIDKKTLEPTDDSLFIEDDDELIGANNHIYSIDQEDSLRKLINLVEHIQ; this comes from the coding sequence ATGCTGCGATATCGGCTTCTATTGCATAAATCAACACCGCAGCGATGGTTTAGCACTATCCTAAAAGCGCCTGTTGATGCCCACACAAGGAATCCTACTAGTGTTTCAAGTGAGAATATAGTTTCTCGTATATTTGAGTATGTTGATGGCATTTCTAGGCATGATATCTGCAGATCAAACTCTGAAGAAGCATTGAAGCTATTCAACATGCTGAAAATAATTGAGCAAGGCCATGACATGAGGagagtgaaaaataaaCTCACCAGGAGATTCAAAATACACTATTCGGCAATCTTTTATGCTTTGAGAAAGGTCACTAAGGATACTGCATGGCTGGATATGATCTTGTTCAGGAAAATAGGACCTCGACAATGCATGGCTTTTCACAAATGCTTGTCAATGATTATAGAGTGCAAAGATATTAATTTGGAGCAAAAAAGGAAACGAATGTATGAcattatttctttccaaCACGATTTATTCCCTGAAGCAAGTCAGAAAAGAGGAATCATTATTCCAGAGATTATCCACAAGTGGTGTTGGGAAAACCTTCCGAAACAGAATTCTTTCGATCATTATTATTTCCTTATAAAGAATGATGTTCATCTTTCCTCATCACTGTCAGTTAGAAAATTGGGGAAAAGGTTAATGCAGGGCTCGGAAATGGAATTGCAATTGGCTAGCTTACAGATATTCTTGCAGAATGATGCTCACAAGaacttgtttttttccaaattcagCAAATTACATTCCTTTGATTCCATGTTACTGATTATTAATCGcttgatatatttgaaagattttaGAAATATAAAGGTCTATTTATCGGCGCTACTGTTCAAGATGGATACTGGACAAGTACatgattttttcaccaGTGCAAAAAGTAAGCAATTACTTTTCGTAAAGTTCAATAACGCACTGCTTTATTATTTGTCACAGTCTCAGAATATAGAGATGTTTTTAGAGACGTTCACAACAGAACTACAgtttatgaaaaaaatgggatTGATGGATGAGGTGGAGCACTCATTGTCAACCATGAACTTGTTACATAAGCCGTTACTTTTTATTACAAGACTTTTGCGCAAAAAAGGAATGCACGAAGAGGTCTTCAAATTAATCTCCACCATTCAAAAGCTACcagttaaaaaaaattatcattttAATCAATTTATCCTCAATGAGCTTATCGCTTCATTTAGAAGCTTCAATGATCCTAAGTTGACGTGTCAATACGTGATATCAGGTTTCAAAAAGGTTGTCACCTGTGAACTTCTCAACGATATGGGCTTATGGAGTGCTGTGTTCCATAGCCATCATCATACGTTGTCAAAAGACAGTTTGTATTCAGAGATCCAAGGTCTCGAAACCTTGCTCCCAACATCCATGCAGGTGAATAGCATACCTTCATGTGCTGTTTTGACAGAAATTTACAGAGTTGTTTTAGCAACGAATGCTCGGATTATGAATCAGCAGCAGTATCAGGATTTCATATTAAACTTGTATTCAAAATACACAACTTTTctaaaacaaaaaaagtctaaattgaaaagctttAGTCATGATACGGGAATTTTGAATGtgtttcttcatcatatCAGATTtgagctgaaaaatttcggTTTGTTATTTGAAATACTGAAGGACTTTTACAATCAGAGGTTTCAGATTGGAATAAGAAATACCACTTCCAGATGTCCATTTTCGTTGGTCCTCTATAAAAATTATGAGGTTAGTCAATCTCAAGTTGATTATCTCCTGTCGCTGATGCATGAGCATCGCTTGCCTTTGAATTTCCAGTTCTGTACTGCGATGGTTATTCGATATTTGAACTTAAACAATCCTGACGAGGCATTAACATGGTACAAGAGAATTGTGCATGCAGGTTTCACTATAAACCATGCCTTGCTAATTCAAGCAATCGAGGAAAATGGCTGGGAGTATCCAGTCAATTTTGACAAGGCTGTTTTGCAAAGGATCGATAAGAAGACATTAGAACCCACTGATGATTCTTTGTTTATCGAAGACGATGACGAGCTAATTGGCGCGAACAACCACATTTATAGCATTGATCAAGAGGATTCACTTCGAAAGTTGATAAATCTAGTTGAACATATTCAATGA
- the KIC1 gene encoding putative serine/threonine protein kinase KIC1 (similar to Saccharomyces cerevisiae KIC1 (YHR102W); ancestral locus Anc_5.406), with amino-acid sequence MKSDNVAESVVSRPQKAETDVTAIFKRTEVIGRGKFGVVYKGYHVKTKQVYAIKVLNLDSDADEVDDVQREIQFLSSMKQIPNITHYYGSYLKDTRLWIIIEYCAGGSLRTLLRPGKLDEKYIGVIMRELLTALKCIHKDNVIHRDIKAANVLISNEGQVKLCDFGVAAQLNQTSARRQTMAGTPYWMAPEVIMEGVYYDTKVDIWSLGITTYEVATGNPPYCQVEALRAMQLITKSKPPRLEGRNYSTLLKEFIALCLDEDPKERLSADDLLKTKFIKAHRTTPASILKQLISRYLLFREKNKSARESAFLIEDEGNPNVNGNSGKETTGNNNNSSAGQAVEVDVKWDFDSLSSSDYIMENDINPEEIPEGSTHDWTSTQSEKFNFAYPDEDQYYYYPTNNYNNGGKVYQGTTIAKNQPTIYNSTLNAPLSHNNTIGNQLSKRVKATYSNTTTGTNSYSTANKKTEARAPKMLLELFEENAVINEGQDDSNFSRINKNLTHLHLGPVSEDISSPPISDGNLARPHAGVMNNTSLHSQSTPALPLLQTKFSISSKGPKSSITAAPTPIEIEIPEELPISTATPHSINEKASSSQTKPRSSTLVANSGLHYKPPPGISRRLTLGNTASREVSNSNFREEDETYKGTTFNNFDSSKLNSVSTSSIPTKQHALKSPSPSKIFFSHNSSPTRKPGGSPNHNNSNNNMMGLSSGNDAIPPPSMKPVATYFESKDVLLQPLNNSNSASATTTNSNAVSNTNISDGNYGSEKEVSRVNRDFKRNNPNLKLHMPLPTTIAPNKLLDTTVISTNPISGPAPSSNENINQFGFNTSTANIPISMTPINEKHVELGAGLNLGNTSGSGTKPKRVHSISNRKNSQSTEPFGSTPGSITTSNSINNVPTTATMSTIAANSVNSNNGANTLPLSNSNVMSSVVTPAVTNSLSLMPAPPSSLNMDFFIDLDPKSFEPHKWVDHKPQVLQDLNLLLKMFEDGLPVVKNALERQLHSSDAIPDRDQS; translated from the coding sequence ATGAAGAGTGACAATGTGGCGGAATCTGTGGTCTCAAGGCCTCAGAAAGCTGAGACGGATGTCACCGctatattcaaaagaacGGAAGTCATAGGTCGTGGAAAGTTTGGCGTGGTTTACAAAGGTTATCATGTAAAGACCAAGCAAGTATATGCAATCAAAGTGCTAAACCTCGACTCTGATGCAGACGAAGTCGATGATGTTCAGCGAGAGATACAGTTTTTGTCATCGATGAAACAGATACCTAATATTACACATTACTACGGATCGTATCTGAAGGATACCAGGCTATGGATTATTATAGAGTATTGTGCAGGGGGCTCTCTGAGAACATTACTGCGACCTGGGAAACTGGATGAGAAATACATTGGGGTAATAATGAGAGAGCTGCTTACCGCATTAAAATGCATCCACAAGGATAACGTTATACATCGTGATATCAAAGCTGCGAATGTCCTTATCTCCAACGAGGGTCAAGTAAAGCTATGCGATTTTGGTGTTGCCGCACAATTGAATCAGACAAGCGCAAGGCGACAAACGATGGCGGGTACACCGTATTGGATGGCACCAGAAGTGATTATGGAAGGTGTATATTACGACACCAAAGTTGATATTTGGTCATTGGGAATCACTACTTATGAAGTTGCTACTGGAAATCCGCCTTATTGCCAAGTTGAAGCTTTAAGGGCCATGCAACTGATTACAAAATCGAAACCACCAAGACTGGAAGGAAGGAACTACTCTAcattattgaaagaatttatTGCTCTCTGTTTAGATGAAGACCCAAAGGAGAGGTTATCTGCAGATGACCTTTTAAAGACTAAATTTATAAAAGCTCATCGAACAACACCAGCTTCTATTTTAAAGCAACTAATATCAAGGTACCTATTGTTTAGAGAGAAAAACAAATCGGCAAGAGAGAGTGCTTTTTTGATAGAGGACGAAGGAAATCCAAACGTTAACGGAAATTCTGGCAAGGAAACAACGGGGAACAACAATAATTCATCTGCAGGTCAAGCTGTTGAAGTCGATGTGAAATGGGACTTTGATTCTTTGAGCTCTTCAGATTATATCATGGAAAATGATATCAATCCTGAAGAAATTCCAGAGGGATCAACACATGATTGGACAAGTACTCAAAGTGAGAAGTTCAACTTTGCATATCCTGACGAAGACCAGTACTATTATTATCCAACAAACAATTATAACAACGGAGGTAAGGTTTATCAAGGAACAACAATAGCTAAAAACCAACCAACAATTTATAATTCGACTTTGAATGCACCTTTGAGTCATAATAATACAATTGGCAATCAACTTAGTAAAAGAGTGAAAGCGACATATTCGAATACCACAACTGGTACCAACTCGTATAGCACtgcaaataaaaaaacagagGCAAGAGCCCCCAAGATGCTATTAGAACTTTTTGAGGAGAATGCAGTAATCAACGAAGGACAAGACGATTCGAACTTCTCTCGGATAAATAAAAACCTTACTCATTTGCATCTAGGTCCAGTTTCGGAAGATATCAGCTCGCCACCAATTTCAGATGGAAACCTTGCACGCCCACATGCAGGCGTAATGAATAACACCTCATTGCATAGTCAAAGCACACCAGCGTTGCCATTGTTGCAGACAAAATTCAGTATTTCCTCCAAAGGTCCCAAAAGCTCCATAACCGCGGCCCCAACACCTATTGAAATCGAGATCCCGGAAGAACTACCTATCAGCACCGCGACACCACATTCTATTAACGAAAAAGCATCCTCATCACAAACCAAACCTCGATCTTCAACTCTTGTTGCAAATTCAGGTTTACACTACAAACCACCACCGGGAATATCCAGGAGATTAACCTTGGGAAATACTGCAAGCAGAGAAGTGAGTAACTCTAATTTTCGAGAGGAGGATGAGACTTATAAAGGGACTACTTTTAATAACTTTGactcttcaaaattaaacAGTGTTTCTACCAGTTCGATCCCGACCAAGCAACATGCCTTAAAAAGTCCTTCTCCTAGCAAGATTTTCTTCAGCCATAATTCTTCACCAACAAGAAAACCTGGGGGATCACCAAACCATAATAATAGCAACAATAACATGATGGGCCTAAGTAGTGGTAATGACGCAATACCGCCACCGTCGATGAAGCCTGTTGCTacatattttgaaagtaaaGATGTACTCTTACAACCGCTGAACAACTCCAATTCCGCATCCGCAACGACAACAAATTCTAATGCTGTCTCCAACACAAACATTTCAGACGGCAACTACGGGAGTGAGAAAGAAGTTAGCAGGGTGAACAGAGATTTCAAACGTAATAATCCTAATTTAAAACTTCATATGCCGTTGCCTACAACTATTGCTCCGAATAAATTACTTGATACCACAGTCATTAGCACTAACCCCATAAGTGGTCCAGCGCCATCATCTAATGAAAATATAAACCAGTTCGGTTTCAATACCAGTACTGCTAACATACCTATATCGATGACACCgataaatgaaaaacatGTGGAGTTAGGTGCTGGGCTCAATTTAGGTAATACAAGTGGTAGTGGCACCAAACCAAAAAGAGTTCATAGCATATCAAACAGGAAGAACTCTCAATCTACCGAACCGTTTGGGTCCACACCAGGCAGCATAACAACGTCAAATAGTATCAATAATGTTCCCACTACTGCAACCATGTCCACAATAGCTGCCAATTCTGTCAATAGCAACAATGGGGCAAACACACTTCCGCTAAGCAACAGCAACGTCATGTCTAGTGTGGTCACGCCGGCAGTGACAAATTCGCTTTCTTTGATGCCAGCACCGCCATCATCGCTAAACatggattttttcatagATCTGGACCCCAAAAGCTTCGAACCGCATAAATGGGTAGATCACAAGCCTCAGGTGCTCCAGGATCTCAATTTGCTGCTCAAGATGTTCGAAGATGGGCTTCCCGTGGTAAAAAACGCTCTCGAAAGACAGTTACATTCAAGTGACGCCATCCCAGATCGAGAccaatcttga
- the SBE22 gene encoding Sbe22p (similar to Saccharomyces cerevisiae SBE2 (YDR351W) and SBE22 (YHR103W); ancestral locus Anc_5.407) — MIHSTKKSGSSVKLDTLREEESDNTGEKSLRGEGSRIHSLPNHEKDFSGSQKGSSSNSSVSANSKMVGLGIARRPSHNLLLNSVTCDEPVGNHNIQLGLSQPKKNFAIKNDRPISNDSIATRTSELFSSNSSDANSGNSSLDNDNEGKKLRLNGSSTEFQTEEESDETENASSYDALSSAQGNTTNSISQSLTLSHKSDNKSVLSRNSTLKSSQSQQARYFFSNGNGPHSQVSFFDSTSNFSSPLKKVGSNENGLLNLKLQSKSQPSLPATSPLFNHLNSTSAIPTKTRLTPSQRYRLRKTQNETALIKSIRNKEKYYDEQDKTLEIQEADINDSVIWNIPMASHSTSSFLMSSNPKGLKKSDSTSSIPTENKRTVYNQSISSCSFLDTYSMPTSPIPGVNKTSDFQYMQQATKNISSVYLHSSHKLSKSKLDDRTASADFLPMEFKTASDLGFEDLVLVSEDKLDVTSHSRPSWLPPKLPDERKMHEEQISKSTSMASIEQLDRNKQNEERLLKDETNRQKFILLLDRGITRNSSSASLKKIIWQTAFSSELRYQMYSEILQSEVKLITEQYMEKFEDVMNVFDKMDFPRSKEAEIEQLIEIGIKRKIAGKENVSPDLILMLKLKAISQQGLLPGDELLFHHFLLDPSFESKAQVWETVNLIQMTCFNDICKEKYDSKILNSRGIVASYLLRGDDFKDEFNPLALNSSTWWNVLERIPHTLFMWILDIIVVSNSQCFKKNPLIKENFTGKSFEYYRSKHVVTNYKILLSFILNVLLNYHFGFNDLKSLSSLDDPNFCIPVPFDHLLDMGSINSFFIRKWLHYHKKF, encoded by the coding sequence ATGATCCATTCCACTAAAAAGAGTGGCAGCTCGGTCAAGCTGGACACTTTGAGGGAGGAGGAGAGTGACAATACTGGTGAAAAATCCTTGCGTGGCGAAGGCAGCCGGATTCACTCGCTACCCAACCATGAAAAAGACTTTTCTGGCTCGCAAAAGGGAAGCTCGTCAAATAGCAGTGTCAGTGCCAATAGTAAGATGGTAGGGCTTGGTATTGCCAGAAGACCAAGCCATAACTTACTTTTAAACTCCGTGACTTGCGATGAACCAGTAGGAAATCATAACATACAGTTAGGACTTTCACAaccaaagaagaattttgcAATAAAAAACGATAGGCCAATATCTAATGATTCGATTGCAACGCGGACATCCGAgctcttttcttcgaattcTTCAGATGCAAATTCGGGAAATTCTTCACTAGATAATGACAATGAAggtaaaaaattgagaCTCAATGGGTCTTCAACAGAGTTTCAGACAGAAGAAGAGAGCGATGAAACAGAAAACGCTTCGTCATATGATGCACTTTCATCTGCGCAAGGGAATACAACCAATTCAATAAGTCAAAGTTTGACTTTGAGTCATAAATCGGACAATAAATCTGTTTTATCGAGAAATAGTACTCTAAAATCTTCTCAAAGTCAACAAGCAAggtatttcttttctaaTGGTAATGGGCCACATTCCCAAGTTTCGTTCTTCGACAGCACcagtaatttttcatcgcctttgaagaaagtaggctcaaatgaaaatggcTTGCTAAACCTGAAGTTGCAATCTAAATCGCAACCTTCTCTACCAGCGACATCTCCGTTATTCAATCACTTGAACAGCACATCGGCGATACCGACAAAAACAAGATTAACACCTTCTCAGAGATATCGCTTACGTAAAACGCAAAACGAGACTGCCCTGATCAAATCGATTagaaataaagaaaagtaCTATGACGAACAGGATAAAACCTTAGAAATACAAGAAGCAGATATTAACGACTCAGTAATATGGAATATCCCAATGGCATCGCATTCAACCagttcatttttgatgtcATCGAATCCAAAAGGACTTAAAAAATCTGACTCTACATCAAGCATTCCAACAGAAAACAAGAGAACAGTATATAATCAATCCATTTCTTCGTGTTCATTCCTGGATACTTATAGCATGCCAACATCTCCAATTCCTGGGGTCAACAAAACCAGTGATTTTCAATACATGCAACAGGCAACGAAGAATATCTCTTCAGTATACTTACATTCCTCGCACAAATTATCCAAAAGTAAGCTGGATGATAGAACGGCTTCAGCTGATTTTTTACCAATGGAATTCAAGACAGCGAGTGATTTGGgctttgaagatttagTACTTGTTTCGGAAGATAAACTAGATGTTACAAGCCATTCAAGACCGAGTTGGTTACCACCAAAGCTTCCCGATGAGAGAAAAATGCATGAAGAGCAAATCAGTAAAAGCACAAGCATGGCTTCAATAGAGCAACTGGATAGGAATAAACAGAATGAAGAGAGATTGCTGAAAGATGAAACAAATAGGCAAAAATTTATCTTATTATTGGATAGAGGCATTACAAGAAACTCTTCATCAgcaagtttgaaaaaaatcatatgGCAAACGGCATTCAGCTCAGAACTACGATATCAAATGTATAGCGAAATTCTGCAAAGTGAAGTTAAATTAATAACAGAACAATATATGGAAAAATTCGAAGATGTTATGAATGTATTCGACAAAATGGATTTTCCTCGTAGTAAAGAGGCGGAAATCGAACAATTAATTGAGATTggaatcaaaagaaaaatagcTGGTAAGGAAAATGTATCTCCTGATCTTATTTTGATGCTAAAGCTCAAGGCCATATCCCAACAAGGGTTATTACCTGGTGATGAATTATTGTTTCACCATTTTTTACTTGATCCGTCTTTCGAATCAAAAGCGCAAGTTTGGGAAACTGTAAATTTGATACAAATGACATGTTTCAATGACATTTGCAAAGAGAAATATGATagcaaaattttgaattcaagGGGTATTGTTGCAAGTTATCTGCTTAGAGGTGAcgatttcaaagatgagtTTAATCCATTAGCATTGAACTCGTCGACATGGTGGAATGTTCTGGAGCGAATTCCTCATACACTCTTCATGTGGATTTTAGACATTATTGTAGTATCAAACTCAcaatgtttcaaaaaaaatccgctaataaaggaaaatttCACGGGAAAAAGTTTCGAGTACTATAGATCAAAGCACGTTGTCACCAATTACAAAATTTTACTATCATTCATACTAAATGTTTTGCTTAACTATCATTTTGGATTTAACGATCTTAAGAGCTTATCAAGTCTAGATGATCCTAACTTTTGCATTCCAGTACCTTTCGATCATTTGTTGGATATGGGCTCTATaaactcttttttcattaggAAGTGGTTACATTATCACAAGAAATTTTAA
- the YPQ2 gene encoding Ypq2p (similar to Saccharomyces cerevisiae YDR352W; ancestral locus Anc_5.408) gives MSCSGSIWSVISKINGTASFCSSFISLLPQIIETFRDKTVEGLSPYFLLAWVGGDITSLIGAILTNQLMFQVLLALYFLCNDLFVCGQYYYYGVLHENKLATTGHESKPIYADVPVEDSQSDSDTVQSDGATIGNRNTRKGFLSGIFALFGSIRNTSAMPLDDVILSLAAQKPTAPGTIPGNTNGTGSTLGATFSWLGATFYIGARIPQLWKNYQRKSTDGISPFLFATTLVGNVTYNISVLTSCAYRDSPDRKAFLLNELPFILGCTVTIFFDMIYFYQHYVLYAKDMKIRAYEREHAHHHHHHRDLDLDTDEARPLLQN, from the coding sequence ATGTCATGTTCAGGGTCCATATGGTCTGTAATATCTAAAATCAATGGCACTGCATCTTTTTGCAGTTCTTTCATATCGTTATTACCTCAAATAATCGAAACGTTCCGCGATAAGACTGTTGAGGGCCTATcaccatattttttattagcATGGGTTGGTGGTGATATTACCTCTTTGATTGGGGCTATCCTGACCAACCAACTTATGTTTCAGGTTTTGCTAGCACTTTATTTCTTATGCAACGACCTGTTTGTCTGTGGTCAATATTACTACTATGGTGTGCTTCACGAAAATAAGTTAGCAACTACTGGTCACGAATCGAAGCCGATTTACGCAGATGTGCCAGTCGAAGACTCACAGTCTGACAGCGATACAGTTCAAAGTGATGGGGCCACCATCGGAAATAGAAATACCCGCAAGGGTTTCTTGAGTGGCATATTTGCCCTCTTTGGTAGCATCAGAAATACAAGTGCAATGCCATTGGACGACGTGATTCTCTCATTGGCAGCTCAAAAACCCACCGCTCCGGGAACAATCCCTGGCAATACCAATGGAACAGGCAGTACACTCGGAGCAACTTTCTCCTGGTTGGGGGCAACGTTTTACATAGGTGCACGTATCCCGCAGCTGTGGAAAAACTATCAAAGAAAGTCAACCGACGGTATCTCTCCTTTCCTATTCGCAACAACACTGGTCGGCAATGTGACTTATAACATAAGTGTTCTGACAAGTTGTGCATATCGCGACAGTCCTGATAGAAAAGCGTTTCTGCTGAATGAGTTACCATTTATTCTGGGCTGCACAGTGACTATATTCTTTGATATGATATACTTTTACCAGCATTACGTTCTATACGCTAAAGATATGAAGATAAGAGCATATGAGCGTGAACACGCtcatcaccatcatcaCCATCGCGATCTCGATCTCGATACAGATGAAGCAAGGCCTCTGCTGCAAAACTGA